TTTTTGTACTTCCTTCAATCAAGACCGATACTCCAGGTAGAGTTAAACCGTCTGTTTGGCTTGTAACTATTCCGGTTACAGTTTTTGTTTGTGCAAAGAGAGTTTGCATAAACATAATAGTTCCAAATAAAATAAATAATTGTTTTCCCATTTTAAAATATTTGTTTGGTTATTTAAAATGGAAATGTACGAATTTTGTATAAATAATTTTTGTTTGTGCAATTAATATCTAAATTTAATTTACATCATGCAGAATAATGCGTAAATAATCACATTAAGCCACAATTATGTGTATAAACTTAATTTATTTAATTCATTACTGCAGAAAAATGCATTTTATTTAATGAAGAAGCAAAACTTTAAAAGTATATTTTAAAATTATGAAGATTTTAGCTAGTAAATGATTGATTTAGTCGTAAACTTCCCGATAAATTACAGTTTCAAAACTATTTGTAATAAGAAAAACATTTTTATTTAGCATAATTAGACATGTCAGTTTTATTAATGAAAACCTAAGGCATCATTTCTTTTGCAACTGTTATAAATGCATCTGTATAATGGTGGCCTCCGTCAAGATATATAATTTTAGTATTTTCTTTTGAAATCTCTTTAATCGGAAGATCATCTTCCTCTTTGCCAAAAAAGCAAACTGGATGAATAGCACTGATTTTATTAATTTCATTAGGTACCGAAAATCCTGCTGATGTATTGTCTATATCCAAAAGTTCGGATACATGAACTTCAAAATCTGTTTCTTTAGATGGCGATAACAAGCCAATTCCTGCAATATTTTTTTTAAATTTATCAGGAATTCGATTGTATACAAAAGGAACAATATCTGCCCCGAATGAATAACCAACAAATAGTATTTTTTCTTTTTTCCATTCTTCACTATACGTTTCCATAACCCGAAGCACATCAATTGTAGTTTCTTCAGGACTTTTTTTCTGCCAAAAATATTTTAATGCATCTAGACCAATTACAGGTGCTCCTTTTAATGCGAATGCACTAGCCATTTGTTGGTCAAAATCAGTCCATCCGCCATCGCCAGAAATGAATACAACCATATAAGGACTTGTTTTATCTTTGGTTGGAGTAGTGATATGCAGTGGTAGATTGAGTTTTTTTGTGACATCATCCGGCATTTAGGCCTCTTTTTCTACAGTGATATTATTATAGACTTGCAGGAGTTGTGGCAACCAATTTTTTTCTTGACCATAACCATGTCCTACTTTAGGAAGGGAAACGACCTGCACATTAGAAACGTTTTTAAGAAAAGAGACCGTTTTTGCGTAATTACATACTTGATCATTTTGACCTTGTAAGGAAATAAAAGGTGTTTTAAGGACTTCTGCTGGTCCTAAATCATAGCCTTTGCCATTTTGAAGCTTTATAGAAGTAAATTTCCCAGAACCTGCGCACAAGGGTTTATCAATATTTATATCTGGACAAAATCCTAATGCAATACCAGCTTTAAAAGTGTTTTGAGGTGCTTGGGCGACTAAACCATAAACTAAGGTTGCTCCAGAAGAATACCCCAAAAGAATAGGAATAGTGTATGTTTGAAATTTTAATTTTTTTTGAACAAATTGGCTCATTCGTTCAAAGTCTGCAGCAGGGTAGAGGCATGCTGATTTTTTTTTTTTTCATGCTCTTAAATACCTGACGAATATCAACACCTATAAGTAATGTATTTTCATTTTTTAGATGAAGTGCAATACCTTCGATGCCACTATTCCAACCTCCATCACCCGAAATACAAATAATTACATTACTTACAGTTTTTGTTGGCTTATAAAGTGTTAGATAACCAAAACCGCTATAAGCTAATCTGTCTTTTTGTGTTGCAAAAACAGCTTCTTGAAAGCATATTAATACGAGTAAAGTAACTAATATCTGAACTGATTTAACTGTTTTAAATTTTTGTAGCATCATATGATTAAGTTTAAAGATTTGAATCATAAAAAGTTGATTTATAACTACATAAAGGTATGTTTTTCTGAAATAGAAAATAAATTAATTTAAGCTTGTTGCTAATGAGAGTGCAAATTATTTATAAGGAGTTACAAAGAATAAATTAGGCAGTTATTAAGGCATATCTATAATTTCAAATAACTGATGCTGTTTTTCTCCCAATTTTTTCTTTAAGCGCTGTTTCGATTTTTTAACAGCATCAGCAGTAATCCCTAATAGACTAGCAATTTCAGAATTACTAAATCGTAATTTCTGAAGCATAATAATTTTAAGATTTGAATCCTTTAGCTCAGGGTAATCTGTCATTAAAGTATCATAAAATTGACTGTACTCTTTTCTAAATTCCTTTTTAAAATTATTCCAGTTTTCGTCTGTCATTAAGTGAGAATCCAATAACTCTTGTAGTTTTCCTTTCTCTTCTTCTAGATAATACGATGGAGATTTTTTTATTTCTTCGATTTCTAATTTTAATTTAGAAATCTGTAAGTTTTTATTATGCAGGAATTTAATATTACTATCGAGATCTTGATTTGCTTCGTTTAGCTTTTTTTCAAAAGTTATTCTTTCGTTTTTATGTCTTTTGATTTTTTCATCGTATTCTAAGCTACTATTTTTTAATCTTTTTTTAAATATAATTAAAATAGATACAGACAACAAAACTGCTAGAATTACAATTTTTGCATAGATGTTTTTTGTCTTAATTTCTTGTTTGTTTTGTTTTTGTGCATCTTTGAGTTCATTTTCATATTTTGTTTTCTGAACGAACCAATTTGCTTTTCTCAAGGCAACTTCTCCATCTGTTTTAAGTAATAAGTCATCTAAAGTCTTAAGTTCACGTCTTAATGATAGTTCTTTTTTTGGATTCGAACCGTTTAATATTTGAAGCTTTAATTCGATAATATCTTTTAAAAAATTGTTATAATATGGTTTAGTTAAAGCAACTTTTTTCGCTTTTTGCAATAAGGCGCTAGCTTTGGATATTTCTTGGTTTTTTAAAAGAATTTTTGCCATTAAAATAGAGGCGTACATCGCATTCTTTTCGTCACTATATTTTTTAGAGTAATCAATATCCTTTTGTAAAAGCTGCAATGCAGTTTTATCATCTCCCATTTTCTCATAAATAACAGCTTTACCTCCTAGTGCCTTCGCATATCTGATGTTGTCTCCAATTTGCAATGAAACAGCAATAGTTTTGTTTAAATATTGCATAGCAGTTGACAGCTCGTTAGTTTTTAAATAATGAGTTCCTATCGCATTTAAAATACTGGCATATTCTGAAGTATTGGTTTTAGAATATTCTAATGATTTTTTTAAGAATTTCAAGCTCAGATCATCATCGTGAATGGTGGTCATTATCCACCCAAAAATTTTAAAAGTTTCTCCAGGGAAAATCATTTTTTTTGGATTTATAGTCTCCGCATTTTCTATTGTTTTCAATAAGGTTGGAATTAGTTTATCCATATTCCCGTAATGATAAAGGTATTTTGAATAATTCATCTCTGTCCAAACCACAAGAGCTGCATCATTTATTTCATTTGCTTTTTGAATAGAAAGTAAGAAGTACTTATCACTTTTAGTATTTATTTTATCAAAATAGCTAGAATACCCATTGGCTAATAAAGTATAATATAAAACATTGTATTTTTTAGAAGAGGATTGTTGCAACGGAGCTAGGTACTTTTTTAATCCAACAGAATCAGTTTGAAAATCAATTTCTTGAGAAATTATTTTTTCAATACTCCCCTGTGAATCATTTAAAGGAATTGCTATTTTTTGAGAATATGATTTAGAGAAAAAGACAAAAATTAGAACAATAAATAGAATCTCTGTTTTTTTTAAAATATAAGCCATGCGTACCGAATCATTTAAGTGCTAAAGTACAAAAAATGGTTTCTATCCCTAGTAAAATCAACTTCAAAACGCCAGTGCATAAGGTCTTGTATATAAGTTGTTTAAGAGTGATTTGAGAATTTGTCCCCTATTTGTCCCCCTGCTGTTTTATTATAAGTATCATTAGTAGACTAGTTTTGCCGCTTTTATTAGAATCTTAAAAGAACAAACTGAATCAATATGGCAAAAACACACCTTAGTAAATTAATTCTAAAAAGAACTTTTATTACTATCTGTATCATATTTATAGCACTTAATAAAATTTCTGCGCAAAAAGTATTTGACAATAATGTACTTCGTTTTGGTACAGGATCTGAAAATTCTGTAAACACAGGTGGAAATTTACAACAACCATTTTATTTTAATTCTACGTTATCTAGTTGGTCTCAATTAACATTCAATAATTATTCTTTTGATAATGCCTATTTTATTGGTGGTGATGGTACGAATGAATGGAATGTAAATGGTAATTCCTCCATTAATCCAATTTTAACAAATCAATTAATAGACTATTCTAGGTTTGTGCATACTACAGGATCAAAAGGATATGGCACGATAATTTCAAAAGGGAACATTACCATTGATGGTTCATTATTAGAAGTCGAAAACACTTTTACATTAGAAGAAAATTCTAGTTTTATAATGATTAAGGCGAAAATTAAAAATATTGGGACTCTACCCGTGAACAATGTAAGATATTGGTCAGGTACAAAAGATGATTATATTGGAACTAATGATAGACCAGAAAAAACACGAGGAAATATAGTTGGTGATTTGTTTATGCCTATAGCTACTAAAAGCGAAAGATCTAAAGCACTTAAACTTTTTTCTGGTCAAGAAGGTGTTTTCATTTTTTCAAATTCCAATCGTGCCAATACCTTTATTGATAAATATGGGGTTTGGGAAGAAATAATTAAAAAAGATCCAAGTATAAGTGATATTTCAAGTGGTCAAACGGATGGGTCTTATGGGTTTTATGTTAGATTAAAAGACTTAGATGTAGGGGAGAGTGATGTATTTACATGGTATTATGCCGCTGGTAAAGTTGTATATTTAGAAGAAATAGTTAAAGATATTGCTAATGCAAGTGGAGCTGTAAGTAATATAAAATATACATCGGCAGATTTCAAGACTACTGTCAATAAAGATTTAAAAGGATATTATGTAGTTGTTGAAGCTGGATCTGTTGCTCCTACAGTAAATGAAATAAAAGGAGGTTTAGATTATGCAGGCGTTCAGGTTGTAGCAAGGGGTGATTCTAATCTTTTGGCCAACGTATTAGCTTCATTTCCTATTACAGGGCTGACATTAAATACAACTTATGATTTATACTTTGTAGCTGATGATGGTATTACTCCTAATTCAATAATATTAAATTCTACTTTTAGCACACCTGATTTATTGAGATTGGTAGTAGCTTCGGAAAGTAATATTTCATGTTTTGGAGCTAATAATGGTTCTGCCTCGGTTACTACTATTGGAGGAATGCCTCCTTATACTTATGCATGGTCTCCGTCAGGCGGAAGTGCTGCTAGTGTAACAAATCTTAGTCCAGATAATTATGTGGTTACTGTAAAGGATCATAATAATGAGACTGCATTTAGAAACTTTACAATAACAGAACCTGATGAACTTGTTGCAACGATTAATACCCAAACTAATACCGATTGTAGCACACATAATAATGGAGAAGCAACTGTCACAGTAACAGGAGGAACAGGCGTTTATACATACAGTTGGGACACTACTCCAGTACAGACTGCGGCAACTGCTACAGGGCTATTACCTGGTACTTATACGGTAACAGTAACTGATGAGAAAAATTGTTCGACAACAGATGATGTAACTATTGTTGTCGAAGATCAGATTCTTCCAACAGTTTTAACCAAAAACATCACAGTTCAGTTAGATGCTACAGGAAATGCAACTATAACTCCTGCAGCAATTGATAATGTTTCTAGTGATAACTGTGCTATTGCATCAATAGATTTGGATATAAAAACTTTTGATTGTTCCAATATTGGACCAAATACGGTAACGTTAACTGTTACTGATGTTAATGGAAACGCGGCTTCTGAAACTGCTGTAGTAACTGTTGAGGATAATATTAATCCAATAGTTTTAACCAAAAACATCACAGTTCAGTTAGATGCTACAGGAAATGCAACTATAACTCCTGCAGCAATTGATAATGTTTCTAGTGATAACTGTGCTATTTTATCAATAGATTTAGATATAAAGACTTTTGATTGTTCTAATATTGGACCAAATACGGTAACGTTAACTGTTACTGATGTTAATGGAAACGTAGCCACTGAAACTGCTGTAGTAACTGTTGAGGATAATATTAATCCAATAGTTTTAACCAAAAACATCACAGTTCAGTTAGATGCTACAGGAAATGCAACTATAACTCCTGCAGCAATTGATAATGTTTCTAGTGATAACTGTGCTATTTTATCAATAGATTTAGATATAAAGACTTTTGATTGTTCTAATATTGGACCAAATACGGTGACGTTAACTGTTACTGATGTTAATGGAAACGCGGCCTCTGAAACTGCTGTAGTAACTGTTGAGGATAATATTAATCCAATAGTTTTAACCAAAAACATCACAGTTCAGTTAGATGCTACAGGAAATGCAACTATAACTCCTGCAGCAATTGATAATGTTTCTAGTGATAACTGTGCTATTTTATCAATAGATTTAGATATAAAGACTTTTGATTGTTCTAATATTGGACCAAATACGGTAACGTTAACTGTTACTGATGCTAATGGAAACGCGGCCTCTGAAACTGCTGTAGTAACTGTTGAGGATAATATTAATCCAATAGTTTTAACCAAAAACATCACAGTTCAGTTAGATGCTACAGGAAATGCAACTATAACTCCTGCAGCAATTGATAATGTTTCTAGTGATAACTGTGCTATTTTATCAATAGATTTAGATATAAAGACTTTTGATTGTTCTAATATTGGACCAAATACGGTAACCTTAACTGTTACTGATGTTAATGGAAATTCAGCGTCTGGAACCGCTGTAGTAACTGTAGAAGATTTGATTGCCCCAACTGTTGTAACCCAAAATAGAACAGTTCAATTGGATGATACTGGAAACGCCACGATAACTCCAGCGCTAATTGATAATATGTCTACTGATAATTGTAGCATTGATACCATGGTATTAGATAAAATGACTTTTAATTGTACCAATATTGGAACAAATACTGTAACACTAACTGTTACTGATGTTAATGGAAACGTAGCCACTGAAACTGCTGTAGTAACTATTGAGGATAAAATTAATCCAACAGTTTTAACCAAAAACATCACAGTTCAATTGGATGCTACTGGGAATGCCACGATAACTCCAGCGCTGATTGATAATATGTCTACAGATAATTGTAGCATTGATACCATGGTATTGGATAAAATGACTTTTAATTGTACAAACATTGGAATAAATACAATAACGCTAACTGTTACTGATGTTAATGGAAATTCAGCGTCTGGAACCGCTGTAGTAACTGTAGAAGATTTGATTGCCCCAACTGTTGTAACCCAAAATAGAACAGTTCAATTGGATGATACTGGAAACGCCACGATAACTCCAGCGCTAATTGATAATATGTCTACTGATAATTGTAGCATTGATACCATGGTATTAGATAAAATGACTTTTAATTGTACCAATATTGGAACAAATACTGTAACACTAACTGTTACTGATGTTAATGGAAACGTAGCCACTGAAACTGCTGTAGTAACTATTGAGGATAAAATTAATCCAACAGTTTTAACCAAAAACATCACAGTTCAATTGGATGCTACTGGGAATGCCACGATAACTCCAGCGCTGATTGATAATATGTCTACAGATAATTGTAGCATTGATACCATGGTATTGGATAAAATGACTTTTAATTGTACCAATATTGGAACAAATACAATAACACTAACTGTTACTGATGTTAATGGAAATTCAGCGTCTGGAACTGCTGTAGTAACTGTTGAGGATAAAATTAATCCAATAGTTTTAACCAAAAACATCACAGTTCAGTTAGATGCTACAGGAAATGCAACTATAACTCCTGCAGCAATTGATAATGTTTCTAGTGATAACTGTGGAATTGCAACATTTGATTTAGATATAAAAACTTTTGATTGTTCCAATATTGGACCAAATACGGTAACGTTAACTGTTACTGACGTTAATGGAAACGCGGCCTCTGAAACTGCTGTAGTAACTGTTGAGGATAATATTAATCCAATAGTTTTAACCAAAAACATCACAGTTCAATTGGACGCTACAGGAAATGCAACTATAACTCCTGCAGAAATTGATAATGTTTCTAGTGATAACTGTGCTATTTCATCAATAGATTTGGATATAAAAACTTTTGATTGTTCCAATATTGGACCAAATACGGTAAGGTTAACTGTTACTGATGTTAATGGAAACGCTGCCACTGAAACTGCTGTAGTAACTATTGAGGATAATATTAATCCAATAGTTTTAACCAAAAACATCACAGTTCAGTTAGATGCTACAGGAAATGCAACTATAACTCCTGCAGCAATTGATAATGTTTCTAGTGATAACTGTGGAATTGCAACAATGGATTTGAACATAAAGACTTTTAATTGCTCTAATATTGGACCAAATACGGTAACGTTAACTGTTACTGATGTTAATGGAAACGCGGCCTCTGAAACTGCTGTAGTAACAGTTGAGGATAAAATTGATCCAACTGTTTTGACCAAAAACATCACAGTTCAGTTAGACGCTACAGGAAATGCTACCATAACTCCAGCAGAAATTGATAATCTTTCTAGTGATAACTGTGCTATTTTATCAATAGATTTAGATATAAAGACTTTTGATTGTTCTAATATTGGACCAAATACGGTAACGTTAACTGTTACTGATGTTAATGGAAACACGGCCTCTGAAACTGCAGTAGTAACTGTTGAGGATAATATTAATCCAATAGTTTTAACCAAAAACATCACAGTTCAGTTAGATGCTACAGGAAATGCAACTATAACTCCTGCAGAAATTGATAATGTTTCTAGTGATAACTGTGCTATTTCATCAATAGATTTAGATATAAAGACTTTTGATTGTTCTAATATTGGACCAAATACGGTAACATTAACTGTTACTGATGTTAATGGAAACGCGGCCTCTGAAACTGCAGTAGTAACTATTGAGGATAAAATTAATCCAATAGTTTTAACCAAAAACAGCACAGTTCAGTTAGATGCTACAGGAAATGCAA
The nucleotide sequence above comes from Flavobacterium branchiarum. Encoded proteins:
- a CDS encoding AcvB/VirJ family lysyl-phosphatidylglycerol hydrolase, encoding MPDDVTKKLNLPLHITTPTKDKTSPYMVVFISGDGGWTDFDQQMASAFALKGAPVIGLDALKYFWQKKSPEETTIDVLRVMETYSEEWKKEKILFVGYSFGADIVPFVYNRIPDKFKKNIAGIGLLSPSKETDFEVHVSELLDIDNTSAGFSVPNEINKISAIHPVCFFGKEEDDLPIKEISKENTKIIYLDGGHHYTDAFITVAKEMMP
- a CDS encoding gliding motility-associated C-terminal domain-containing protein, with translation MAKTHLSKLILKRTFITICIIFIALNKISAQKVFDNNVLRFGTGSENSVNTGGNLQQPFYFNSTLSSWSQLTFNNYSFDNAYFIGGDGTNEWNVNGNSSINPILTNQLIDYSRFVHTTGSKGYGTIISKGNITIDGSLLEVENTFTLEENSSFIMIKAKIKNIGTLPVNNVRYWSGTKDDYIGTNDRPEKTRGNIVGDLFMPIATKSERSKALKLFSGQEGVFIFSNSNRANTFIDKYGVWEEIIKKDPSISDISSGQTDGSYGFYVRLKDLDVGESDVFTWYYAAGKVVYLEEIVKDIANASGAVSNIKYTSADFKTTVNKDLKGYYVVVEAGSVAPTVNEIKGGLDYAGVQVVARGDSNLLANVLASFPITGLTLNTTYDLYFVADDGITPNSIILNSTFSTPDLLRLVVASESNISCFGANNGSASVTTIGGMPPYTYAWSPSGGSAASVTNLSPDNYVVTVKDHNNETAFRNFTITEPDELVATINTQTNTDCSTHNNGEATVTVTGGTGVYTYSWDTTPVQTAATATGLLPGTYTVTVTDEKNCSTTDDVTIVVEDQILPTVLTKNITVQLDATGNATITPAAIDNVSSDNCAIASIDLDIKTFDCSNIGPNTVTLTVTDVNGNAASETAVVTVEDNINPIVLTKNITVQLDATGNATITPAAIDNVSSDNCAILSIDLDIKTFDCSNIGPNTVTLTVTDVNGNVATETAVVTVEDNINPIVLTKNITVQLDATGNATITPAAIDNVSSDNCAILSIDLDIKTFDCSNIGPNTVTLTVTDVNGNAASETAVVTVEDNINPIVLTKNITVQLDATGNATITPAAIDNVSSDNCAILSIDLDIKTFDCSNIGPNTVTLTVTDANGNAASETAVVTVEDNINPIVLTKNITVQLDATGNATITPAAIDNVSSDNCAILSIDLDIKTFDCSNIGPNTVTLTVTDVNGNSASGTAVVTVEDLIAPTVVTQNRTVQLDDTGNATITPALIDNMSTDNCSIDTMVLDKMTFNCTNIGTNTVTLTVTDVNGNVATETAVVTIEDKINPTVLTKNITVQLDATGNATITPALIDNMSTDNCSIDTMVLDKMTFNCTNIGINTITLTVTDVNGNSASGTAVVTVEDLIAPTVVTQNRTVQLDDTGNATITPALIDNMSTDNCSIDTMVLDKMTFNCTNIGTNTVTLTVTDVNGNVATETAVVTIEDKINPTVLTKNITVQLDATGNATITPALIDNMSTDNCSIDTMVLDKMTFNCTNIGTNTITLTVTDVNGNSASGTAVVTVEDKINPIVLTKNITVQLDATGNATITPAAIDNVSSDNCGIATFDLDIKTFDCSNIGPNTVTLTVTDVNGNAASETAVVTVEDNINPIVLTKNITVQLDATGNATITPAEIDNVSSDNCAISSIDLDIKTFDCSNIGPNTVRLTVTDVNGNAATETAVVTIEDNINPIVLTKNITVQLDATGNATITPAAIDNVSSDNCGIATMDLNIKTFNCSNIGPNTVTLTVTDVNGNAASETAVVTVEDKIDPTVLTKNITVQLDATGNATITPAEIDNLSSDNCAILSIDLDIKTFDCSNIGPNTVTLTVTDVNGNTASETAVVTVEDNINPIVLTKNITVQLDATGNATITPAEIDNVSSDNCAISSIDLDIKTFDCSNIGPNTVTLTVTDVNGNAASETAVVTIEDKINPIVLTKNSTVQLDATGNATITPAEIDNVSSDNCGIATFDLDIKTFDCSNIGLNTVTLTVTDVNGNAATETAVVTIEDKIDPIVITQNITVQLNATGNATITPAAIDNVSSDNCGIATFDLDIKTFDCSNIGPNTITLTVTDVNGNAASETAVVTVEDNINPIVLTKNITVQLDATGNATITPAAIDNVSSDNCGIASMDLNIKTFNCSNIGPNTVTLTVTDVNGNTASETAVVTVEDKIDPTVLTKNITVQLDATGNATITPAEIDNLSTDNCRIDKLELDKTTFDCTNIGDNTVTLTVTDVNGNTATQTAVVTIEDKIKPTVITQNITVQLNASGTAVITSALIDNGSNDACTIDSIILDKTSFTCSDIGPNTVTLTVTDVNGNTASGVAVVTVEDKIKPTVITQDITISLSTIGTVSITANQIDNGSTDNCGIDKKELDKMIFDCTNIGINTVILTITDLNGNSEIGTAVVTILPVPEPIIPSLSQEFCSIDAPSIRDIDINDATNVKWFTDATSTQTLSLNASISNGIYYAATAYGNCYSNRIPVQISIKDAPAPTGNEIQYMCKEKETVITDLITNEQEVLWYTTATGGSPLSSTTILEDNNKYYASYIGSECESTKRLEVTVHVRYCDVSVNNGISANGDGKNDYFFVEGATTFPDNKLEIFNSWGGLVFEANRYGYNDNLFKGYGNKGVGSGAGLLPYGTYYYVFSFTNHDNKRITKKGFLHLNP